In a single window of the Renibacterium salmoninarum ATCC 33209 genome:
- a CDS encoding SDR family NAD(P)-dependent oxidoreductase, protein MSNAGKLAGKVALVSGSGRGIGREIALKLASEGAKVVVNDLDPAPADETVAAIQAADGEAVACNGSVTDVDFGDRFVAAAVENFGGVDIIVNNAGYTWDTVIQKMTDEQWDAILDVHLKAPSRILRAAQPVISAAAKAAIAAGEPVPCRKVVNISSVAGLTGNAGQANYSAAKAGVTGLTKTLAKEWGRYNVTVNTVAFGFIKTRLTETPADSNGTIDVAGREIKVGVSQALLTAAEQMIPLGRPGTPQEAANDVYLFCIPESDYVSAQTVICGGGFNG, encoded by the coding sequence ATGTCTAATGCAGGAAAACTCGCTGGAAAAGTCGCGTTGGTCTCCGGATCGGGTCGCGGAATCGGCCGTGAAATTGCGCTCAAGCTAGCATCCGAAGGTGCCAAGGTCGTCGTCAACGATCTTGATCCGGCCCCAGCCGATGAAACAGTCGCTGCGATTCAAGCGGCAGACGGTGAGGCCGTTGCCTGCAACGGCAGTGTTACTGATGTCGATTTCGGCGATCGTTTTGTGGCGGCCGCGGTAGAGAACTTCGGTGGCGTGGACATCATCGTGAACAACGCTGGCTACACCTGGGATACCGTGATTCAGAAAATGACTGATGAGCAGTGGGACGCAATTCTTGATGTTCATCTCAAAGCACCATCCCGGATTCTGCGTGCTGCACAGCCAGTGATCTCCGCCGCAGCAAAGGCCGCAATTGCTGCCGGCGAGCCGGTACCCTGCCGCAAGGTGGTCAATATTTCCTCGGTGGCTGGCCTCACCGGCAATGCAGGGCAAGCTAATTACAGCGCGGCAAAGGCGGGGGTGACCGGATTGACGAAGACCTTGGCCAAAGAATGGGGCCGGTACAACGTCACGGTCAACACCGTTGCCTTTGGCTTCATCAAGACTCGGCTCACCGAGACGCCGGCAGATAGCAACGGAACCATCGACGTCGCCGGCCGGGAAATCAAAGTTGGCGTCAGCCAAGCGTTGCTCACCGCAGCCGAACAGATGATTCCGTTAGGACGACCGGGGACCCCGCAAGAAGCTGCCAATGACGTTTACCTGTTCTGCATCCCCGAATCTGACTATGTCAGTGCGCAAACGGTAATTTGCGGCGGCGGATTCAACGGTTAA
- a CDS encoding AMP-binding protein, with the protein MRFDLWGVAPGDRVGMLALNSDVYHEYLFAVPWADAVVAPVNTRWSPAEIIYSLRDAQINVFIVDDAFAPMIPVLRAGYPELRTVIFCGGGEAPAESLNFEQLLLDAKPIEDARRGGNELFGIFYTGGTTGEPKA; encoded by the coding sequence GTGCGCTTCGATCTTTGGGGGGTCGCTCCCGGTGACCGAGTGGGCATGCTTGCTTTGAATTCCGACGTGTACCACGAGTATCTATTCGCGGTGCCCTGGGCGGATGCCGTGGTGGCTCCGGTTAACACTCGATGGAGTCCGGCCGAGATTATTTATTCGCTCCGTGATGCGCAGATCAATGTTTTTATCGTTGATGATGCCTTTGCGCCGATGATTCCAGTCTTGCGTGCGGGTTATCCGGAACTCAGAACAGTGATCTTTTGCGGGGGAGGAGAGGCTCCAGCCGAATCGTTGAATTTCGAGCAATTGCTTCTTGACGCTAAGCCCATTGAAGATGCCCGACGCGGCGGGAACGAACTGTTCGGGATTTTTTATACCGGAGGTACCACCGGCGAACCCAAGGCGTGA
- a CDS encoding acyl-CoA dehydrogenase family protein, which produces MSLHRPSWMNEDLDALADLAREFYTKEAAPNEERWNEQQHVDRELWTKAGELGMHCLSIPEEYGGGGGDYRHEAVVVTEQMRALAPSFGASLHNVIVAHYLNAYGTEAQKQNWLPKMATAEYIGAIAMTEPGTGSDLQSVRTSAKLDGKEYVINGAKTFITNGFLSNFIVVVAKTTEEGGSGGISLIAVETDKVEGFRRGRNLRKIGQHGQDTCELFFDDVRVPAENLLGGEPNKGFIQLMQQLGQERLLIGTMAAANIEKSGQLAVQYAKERQAFGKPILSFQNTKFVLAECDTIASIAWAFHDECVAKHIVGELDVPTASKAKWWLTEQQNIVADRCLQIFGGYGYMEEYPIGRIFADARVQKIYGGTNEIMKELISRSL; this is translated from the coding sequence ATGAGCTTGCACCGCCCTAGCTGGATGAACGAGGATCTTGACGCCTTGGCAGATCTGGCCAGAGAGTTTTACACCAAAGAGGCCGCTCCCAACGAAGAACGCTGGAATGAGCAACAGCACGTGGACCGCGAGCTGTGGACAAAAGCCGGCGAGCTCGGCATGCACTGCCTGAGTATCCCGGAAGAATACGGTGGCGGCGGTGGTGACTACCGACACGAGGCAGTGGTGGTTACCGAGCAGATGCGTGCACTCGCACCGTCCTTCGGTGCGTCCTTGCACAATGTGATCGTGGCGCACTACCTCAACGCCTATGGCACCGAAGCGCAGAAACAGAACTGGTTGCCAAAAATGGCCACGGCCGAATACATCGGCGCGATTGCGATGACTGAGCCGGGCACTGGCTCCGATCTGCAGTCGGTGCGCACCAGCGCCAAATTGGACGGCAAAGAGTACGTCATCAATGGCGCCAAAACCTTCATCACCAATGGCTTCCTGAGTAACTTCATTGTCGTCGTTGCCAAAACGACCGAAGAAGGCGGATCCGGTGGCATCTCCTTGATCGCCGTCGAAACCGATAAGGTTGAGGGCTTCCGGCGTGGACGGAATCTGCGCAAGATTGGCCAACACGGTCAGGATACTTGTGAGCTGTTCTTCGACGACGTCCGGGTGCCGGCCGAGAATTTGCTGGGCGGTGAGCCGAATAAGGGCTTCATTCAACTGATGCAGCAGCTAGGGCAGGAGCGTTTGCTGATCGGAACCATGGCAGCAGCGAACATCGAGAAATCGGGGCAGCTCGCGGTGCAGTACGCCAAAGAGCGTCAAGCCTTCGGTAAACCGATTTTGAGTTTCCAGAACACCAAGTTCGTACTAGCCGAGTGCGACACTATCGCCTCGATCGCCTGGGCCTTCCACGACGAATGCGTTGCCAAACACATCGTGGGTGAACTGGACGTACCGACGGCGTCGAAGGCTAAATGGTGGCTCACCGAGCAGCAAAACATCGTGGCTGATAGGTGCCTGCAGATCTTCGGTGGCTATGGCTACATGGAGGAATACCCGATCGGCAGAATCTTCGCCGACGCTCGGGTGCAGAAGATCTATGGTGGCACGAACGAGATCATGAAAGAACTCATTTCGCGCAGCCTCTAA
- the rpmD gene encoding 50S ribosomal protein L30: MTTPKNVQVSEKTLEITQIKSTIGGKQNQRDTLRSLGLKRIGHTVVRKADAVTVGMINTIPHLVKVEEAK; this comes from the coding sequence ATGACCACCCCGAAGAATGTTCAGGTGTCTGAAAAGACGCTGGAAATCACTCAGATCAAGTCCACCATTGGTGGAAAGCAGAATCAGCGTGACACGCTGCGTTCACTGGGCCTCAAGCGCATCGGTCATACCGTTGTGCGCAAGGCTGATGCGGTGACCGTTGGCATGATCAACACGATTCCGCACTTGGTGAAGGTAGAGGAGGCGAAGTAA
- the rplO gene encoding 50S ribosomal protein L15, whose protein sequence is MAEATKTKSKAAKEDAAKAETVEKQNALKVHHLRPAPGAKTAKTRVGRGEGSKGKTAGRGTKGTKARYQIKAGFAGGQLPLHMRLPKLRGFKNPFRVEFQVVNLDKLSELYPNGGEITVENLIANGAVSKNQPVKVLGTGELTVKVQVTVNAYSASAIEKIVAAGGTATEL, encoded by the coding sequence ATGGCTGAAGCTACTAAGACTAAGTCGAAAGCTGCTAAGGAAGACGCCGCTAAGGCAGAAACCGTTGAAAAGCAGAATGCGCTGAAGGTTCACCACCTGCGTCCGGCCCCCGGCGCCAAGACCGCTAAGACCCGCGTTGGTCGTGGCGAAGGCTCCAAGGGTAAGACTGCTGGTCGTGGTACCAAAGGAACCAAGGCACGCTACCAGATCAAGGCCGGCTTTGCCGGTGGCCAGCTGCCGTTGCACATGCGTTTGCCGAAGCTTCGCGGCTTCAAGAACCCCTTCCGGGTGGAGTTCCAGGTTGTTAACCTGGACAAGCTCTCCGAGCTATACCCGAATGGTGGCGAGATAACCGTTGAAAATCTGATCGCCAACGGCGCGGTTAGCAAGAATCAGCCGGTCAAGGTGCTCGGAACCGGAGAACTGACCGTCAAGGTCCAGGTCACCGTCAACGCGTACTCTGCTAGTGCGATTGAAAAGATTGTTGCTGCCGGCGGTACCGCCACGGAGCTCTAG
- a CDS encoding MaoC/PaaZ C-terminal domain-containing protein, translating into MSVSEEYASVEIDTILPILVLPPPISRTTLALFGGASGDHNPIHLDIDMAKSAGLDDAFAQGMLSMAYLGRLLTNWVPQDRIRTFNVRFAAITPVLAQPTAQGQVTEITEHDGERLATLEVAVTLADGTVTLAGTAVVAL; encoded by the coding sequence ATGAGTGTTAGTGAAGAGTACGCGTCTGTCGAGATCGACACAATTTTGCCGATTCTTGTCTTACCCCCCCCCATCTCGCGGACCACACTGGCCCTTTTTGGCGGTGCCTCTGGCGACCATAACCCCATCCACCTCGACATTGATATGGCCAAATCCGCGGGCTTGGACGATGCTTTCGCCCAAGGCATGCTCTCGATGGCCTATCTTGGCCGACTGCTCACCAACTGGGTTCCGCAGGACCGAATCCGCACCTTCAACGTTCGCTTTGCCGCGATCACGCCGGTGTTGGCTCAGCCTACGGCGCAGGGCCAAGTTACCGAAATAACCGAGCACGACGGCGAACGTCTGGCCACGCTCGAGGTGGCAGTGACCCTCGCCGATGGCACGGTGACGCTCGCGGGCACCGCCGTCGTCGCACTCTGA
- a CDS encoding adenylate kinase, translating to MTRMLIVGPPGSGKGTQAEWISDRLGIVAISTGDIFRANVKGETPLGLEAKKYMDAGDYVPDSVTNKMVRDRLQQEDVQHGFLLDGYPRTSAQVNELDDILSAGGEKLDVVLQLTADDEELVRRLLGRAKESGRSDDDEKVIRHRLNLYHTQTEAVVVRYQKLGLLAKVDGIGAIDEVTDRIMAAIDGVRAAK from the coding sequence ATGACCAGAATGCTGATTGTAGGGCCTCCTGGATCTGGCAAGGGCACGCAAGCTGAGTGGATTTCGGATCGTTTGGGCATTGTTGCCATTTCGACTGGTGATATTTTCCGGGCGAATGTCAAAGGCGAAACTCCGCTGGGCCTAGAAGCTAAGAAGTACATGGATGCTGGGGACTATGTCCCGGATTCGGTAACCAACAAGATGGTTCGCGACCGGTTACAGCAAGAAGACGTACAGCATGGCTTCTTGCTAGATGGTTATCCGCGGACCTCGGCTCAGGTTAATGAGCTTGATGACATCTTGAGTGCCGGTGGCGAAAAGCTCGACGTCGTCTTGCAGCTCACCGCTGATGACGAGGAACTGGTGCGTAGGCTTTTGGGCCGAGCAAAAGAATCCGGTCGTAGTGATGACGATGAGAAGGTCATCCGGCACCGTTTGAATTTGTACCACACGCAGACCGAAGCGGTTGTTGTTCGTTACCAGAAGCTAGGGCTGCTAGCTAAGGTAGACGGCATCGGCGCCATCGATGAGGTCACTGACCGAATCATGGCAGCAATAGACGGCGTGCGCGCAGCAAAATAG
- a CDS encoding MaoC family dehydratase N-terminal domain-containing protein → MAIAPDAVGRVLPSTETAVPIERLRFFADAIGEKNPIYTDLDAAKAAGHKGLPLPPTILFGLELEAPGGVAWISELGIDFRRVLHGEQEFTYHSVAHAGEVLRLEPKITDVYSKKGGALEFVVKETVITRVHDGSAVATAKTVLVVTNPEAAK, encoded by the coding sequence ATGGCTATTGCCCCAGATGCTGTGGGCCGGGTACTTCCCAGCACCGAAACAGCGGTTCCTATCGAAAGACTCAGATTTTTCGCTGATGCGATCGGAGAGAAGAACCCCATTTATACCGATCTTGACGCGGCCAAAGCGGCTGGACACAAGGGGCTTCCGCTGCCACCAACGATTCTTTTCGGCTTAGAGCTCGAAGCGCCTGGCGGGGTCGCCTGGATTTCCGAGTTGGGCATAGATTTCCGGCGGGTGCTGCACGGCGAGCAAGAATTCACCTATCATTCTGTGGCCCATGCTGGCGAAGTATTGCGGCTGGAGCCAAAGATCACCGATGTGTATAGCAAAAAGGGTGGCGCCCTAGAGTTCGTCGTCAAAGAAACAGTCATCACACGGGTACACGACGGTTCCGCTGTGGCAACCGCTAAAACCGTTCTCGTTGTGACCAATCCGGAGGCTGCCAAATGA
- a CDS encoding CoA transferase, whose translation MVDGSAALLTMHKNFAEVLGPGVSDPLANTPFYDVYETADDGEYVAVGAMEPQFFSQLLVATGIDFPDDGSRDDPASWPELAEKLAAAFRAKSRLDWARIGHEAGACLSAVWSLEESENHPHMRYRIERQREQGGTGGERYIQAYMPETLAHSCKLSEYVIGFHLSISMT comes from the coding sequence ATGGTGGACGGTTCAGCTGCTTTGCTGACTATGCATAAGAACTTTGCTGAGGTGCTTGGGCCTGGTGTTTCGGATCCATTGGCGAATACCCCCTTCTATGACGTTTACGAGACGGCGGACGACGGCGAATATGTTGCGGTAGGCGCAATGGAGCCGCAGTTCTTCAGTCAGCTGCTAGTGGCTACCGGAATCGACTTCCCGGACGACGGGAGCAGAGATGATCCGGCAAGCTGGCCTGAGTTGGCGGAGAAGTTGGCCGCTGCGTTTCGGGCGAAGAGCCGGTTGGACTGGGCCAGAATCGGGCATGAGGCCGGCGCTTGCCTTTCGGCTGTCTGGAGCCTCGAGGAATCCGAAAATCACCCGCATATGCGGTACCGGATCGAGCGGCAACGTGAGCAGGGCGGAACTGGGGGGGAGCGCTACATCCAAGCCTATATGCCTGAAACCTTAGCGCACTCTTGTAAACTAAGTGAATACGTAATAGGCTTCCATCTAAGCATCTCAATGACATGA
- a CDS encoding acyl-CoA dehydrogenase family protein: protein MVTKTLSVQKAKPRQPFKELPTADFFEFESLLSPVERAKLFELREFCAREVTPFAQKWWHEEDVPRSVFQKLSAMGVGAPFRAGYSRLYSGLATLELCKADLSTGAIFGIHHELFVEGIRIFGTEEQKQRFLQRSSDGQILGGFALTEPEHGSDVAGGLTTMVRRDGDGWVLNGAKRWIGNAADGDYVFLWARDSDDGQIRGFILDLSLPGISRTKIENKISMRGIKNADLVMKDVRLAESDRLSTVSSFADTNVLLMGTRMMAGWMAAGVQCAAFEIARKYALERLQFGKPLAKFQLVQQQLVEMLGNATASLAMSARLAQVQDAHDRGVGPELRMEQAALVKGFTSKLCLDTVAKGRSLLGGNGIVTDFGMAKIFADAQPILTFEGTYEVNSLIVGRAITGHSALV from the coding sequence ATGGTCACCAAGACTTTATCTGTCCAAAAAGCCAAGCCGCGGCAACCATTCAAGGAGTTGCCAACGGCTGACTTCTTTGAATTCGAATCACTATTGTCGCCAGTAGAACGGGCCAAGCTCTTTGAACTGCGTGAGTTTTGCGCCCGGGAAGTTACACCCTTTGCGCAGAAGTGGTGGCACGAAGAAGATGTTCCCCGGTCCGTGTTTCAAAAATTATCGGCGATGGGCGTGGGCGCGCCTTTCCGGGCTGGCTACTCCCGGTTGTATTCCGGTCTGGCCACTTTGGAGCTGTGCAAGGCGGATCTGTCCACCGGCGCGATCTTCGGCATTCACCACGAGTTGTTCGTTGAAGGAATTCGAATTTTCGGCACCGAGGAGCAGAAGCAGCGGTTCCTACAGCGGTCTAGCGACGGTCAGATTCTTGGCGGGTTTGCCTTGACCGAACCGGAGCACGGCTCTGATGTGGCCGGTGGGCTGACCACCATGGTCCGTCGAGATGGTGACGGTTGGGTCTTGAACGGAGCGAAGCGCTGGATCGGCAATGCAGCCGACGGCGATTACGTCTTCCTTTGGGCCCGTGATTCCGATGACGGGCAGATCCGCGGTTTTATTCTCGATTTGAGCCTACCGGGCATCAGCCGGACCAAAATCGAGAATAAGATCTCGATGCGCGGAATCAAAAACGCGGACCTTGTGATGAAAGACGTTCGGCTGGCCGAGTCTGATCGGCTATCGACCGTGAGTTCCTTTGCAGATACCAATGTGCTGCTGATGGGGACCCGGATGATGGCCGGCTGGATGGCCGCGGGAGTGCAATGCGCTGCCTTCGAGATCGCGCGCAAATATGCGCTCGAACGCCTGCAATTTGGCAAGCCGCTAGCCAAGTTCCAACTGGTACAGCAACAACTTGTGGAGATGCTCGGCAACGCCACCGCATCATTAGCGATGTCAGCGAGACTGGCCCAGGTCCAAGATGCGCATGATCGCGGAGTGGGCCCAGAGCTGCGGATGGAGCAGGCCGCTCTGGTAAAAGGGTTCACCAGCAAACTATGTTTGGACACCGTAGCAAAAGGGCGTTCGCTATTAGGCGGGAACGGGATCGTCACCGATTTTGGTATGGCCAAGATCTTTGCGGATGCGCAGCCGATACTCACCTTTGAGGGCACCTATGAGGTGAATTCACTGATTGTGGGACGAGCTATCACCGGCCATTCGGCCCTGGTCTAA
- a CDS encoding CoA transferase produces MTQEHGSKPLAGLRVLEMAAIGPVPHLGTILLNMGAQVTVITRLESGPYDFLHSFYAQGKEHVAVDLKDPTGQAKVLELMRNADVLVEGMRPGVMERLSLGPEQALEANSELIFARVTGYGQGGPLAQDPGHDINYIAQSGALNAFRRGSGKPMPPINVAGDFAGGSMHGVISILAALWGSDQGIPLSKCWILRWWTVQLLC; encoded by the coding sequence ATGACTCAAGAACATGGCTCAAAACCGCTGGCGGGATTGCGAGTACTGGAGATGGCTGCGATTGGTCCAGTGCCGCACCTTGGCACGATCTTGCTGAATATGGGCGCTCAGGTCACAGTGATCACTAGGCTAGAGTCGGGGCCCTACGATTTTCTGCACAGTTTTTACGCTCAAGGCAAAGAGCATGTTGCCGTGGACCTCAAAGATCCCACCGGGCAAGCGAAGGTCTTGGAGCTGATGCGAAACGCAGACGTTTTGGTAGAGGGGATGCGGCCGGGTGTTATGGAACGGCTTAGTCTTGGCCCGGAGCAGGCGCTTGAGGCAAATTCTGAGCTGATCTTTGCGCGAGTGACTGGCTACGGCCAGGGCGGACCCCTAGCACAGGATCCGGGACATGACATTAACTACATTGCCCAGTCGGGGGCGTTGAATGCATTCCGTCGTGGCAGTGGTAAGCCGATGCCGCCAATCAATGTTGCTGGAGACTTTGCCGGCGGCTCGATGCATGGCGTGATCAGTATTCTGGCCGCGCTGTGGGGAAGCGATCAGGGAATCCCGTTGAGCAAGTGTTGGATATTGCGATGGTGGACGGTTCAGCTGCTTTGCTGA
- the rpsE gene encoding 30S ribosomal protein S5 produces the protein MSENTEATAATETSAGSNEDRRGGGRRGERNDRGGRGGRDGGRDGGRDAEKNQYIEKLVTINRVAKVVKGGRRFSFTALMIVGDGNGLVGVGYGKAKEVPAAIAKGVEEAKKSFFRVPRVGKTIPHRVQGEAAAGVVLLRPAAPGTGVIAGGPVRAILECAGVHDILSKSLGSSNQINIVHATVAALRQLEEPAAVAARRGLPMDEVVPGPLLRAIQEKAGA, from the coding sequence GTGTCTGAGAACACTGAAGCAACTGCTGCTACCGAAACCTCTGCGGGCTCCAACGAAGACCGCCGTGGTGGTGGACGTCGTGGCGAGCGCAACGATCGTGGTGGCCGTGGCGGCCGTGACGGTGGCCGCGACGGTGGCCGCGATGCTGAAAAGAACCAGTACATTGAAAAACTGGTAACCATCAACCGCGTAGCCAAGGTCGTCAAGGGTGGCCGTCGCTTTAGCTTCACCGCTCTGATGATTGTCGGCGACGGCAATGGTTTGGTCGGCGTCGGCTACGGCAAGGCCAAGGAAGTTCCCGCGGCTATCGCCAAGGGCGTCGAAGAAGCTAAGAAGTCCTTCTTCCGCGTTCCACGCGTGGGCAAGACCATTCCGCACCGCGTACAGGGCGAGGCCGCTGCCGGCGTCGTACTGTTGCGTCCGGCAGCTCCGGGTACTGGCGTTATCGCCGGTGGTCCAGTGCGCGCCATCTTGGAATGCGCTGGCGTTCACGACATCTTGTCGAAGTCGCTCGGCTCCTCCAACCAGATCAACATCGTGCACGCCACGGTTGCCGCATTGCGTCAGCTCGAAGAGCCGGCTGCTGTTGCAGCTCGCCGCGGTTTGCCGATGGATGAGGTTGTCCCGGGTCCGCTATTGCGTGCGATTCAGGAAAAGGCAGGTGCATAA
- a CDS encoding TetR/AcrR family transcriptional regulator: protein MRSVGQAMPYVPPKGTRPANRKDLIRRAGAELFYEYGFASVSMNQIARAVSIGPSALYRHFSSKQELLVSVIEASVAEAHAALADARDDATAESLSDWNDAFVAMALDIRLAGVLWQREARQLPEQDQERLAAEVRQIRHELRQAIQTHHPEAATWSRLLTRAVLSICLSLSYHHVSLPRADFVALMKQMMFSVLNINWVVEESVNLVDRRVSEPRRSPTGTQEKLVAAASELFARRGFAQTGLDEIAAKVGIAEPSIYHHFPSKVDLLFEVLQYGNDLLQKGRALALAVPSNPKKALGCLLDSYLDTVAADPALITLIVTELGNLDEEKRRLAVAQQRAYLNQWVDLMLQIDPTMLRDAARIRVHAVLMVINDCAARSHGDLDAAERSALELICQRLLEL, encoded by the coding sequence ATGCGTTCCGTGGGCCAAGCAATGCCGTATGTGCCGCCAAAGGGCACTCGTCCGGCCAACCGTAAGGATCTGATCCGGCGCGCTGGCGCCGAATTGTTCTACGAATATGGATTTGCCAGTGTCTCTATGAACCAGATCGCGCGGGCAGTCTCGATTGGGCCCTCGGCCCTCTACCGGCACTTTTCAAGTAAACAAGAGTTGTTGGTCTCGGTCATTGAAGCGTCAGTTGCCGAGGCGCATGCTGCGTTGGCTGATGCGCGCGATGATGCCACGGCGGAAAGTCTGTCCGATTGGAATGATGCCTTCGTCGCGATGGCATTGGACATACGGCTGGCCGGAGTTTTGTGGCAACGTGAAGCCCGCCAGCTGCCGGAGCAAGACCAAGAAAGACTAGCCGCTGAAGTGCGGCAAATCCGGCACGAGCTGCGGCAGGCTATTCAAACGCATCACCCAGAAGCCGCAACCTGGAGCAGATTGCTCACAAGAGCCGTGCTATCGATTTGTCTCAGTTTGTCTTACCACCACGTGAGCTTGCCTAGGGCCGATTTTGTAGCGCTCATGAAACAAATGATGTTCAGCGTGCTCAACATAAATTGGGTCGTTGAAGAAAGCGTCAATCTCGTCGATCGAAGAGTTTCGGAACCGCGCAGGTCGCCAACTGGAACCCAAGAGAAATTAGTTGCGGCTGCCTCGGAATTGTTTGCGCGGAGGGGATTTGCCCAAACCGGATTAGATGAGATCGCAGCAAAAGTGGGTATTGCTGAGCCGAGTATTTACCACCACTTCCCGAGCAAAGTCGACTTGCTCTTCGAAGTTTTGCAGTACGGAAATGACCTCCTGCAAAAAGGACGAGCTTTAGCGCTCGCGGTGCCAAGTAATCCGAAGAAAGCGCTGGGCTGCCTTCTCGATTCTTATCTGGACACCGTGGCCGCGGACCCCGCGTTGATCACTTTGATTGTTACTGAGCTAGGCAATTTGGATGAGGAAAAGCGGAGGTTAGCGGTTGCTCAGCAACGGGCATATCTCAACCAATGGGTTGATCTAATGTTGCAGATCGACCCGACAATGCTGCGTGATGCCGCACGGATTCGAGTGCACGCAGTTTTGATGGTGATCAATGACTGTGCGGCGCGTAGCCATGGTGATCTCGATGCTGCAGAACGCTCCGCTTTGGAGTTGATCTGTCAGCGGCTGCTCGAACTCTGA
- the secY gene encoding preprotein translocase subunit SecY, protein MLSAFGRAFRTPDLRRKLLFTLGIIVIFRLGAFVPSPGVNYNNVQQCLAPGGGDTSGGIYQLVNLFSGGALLQVSIFALGIMPYITASIIIQLLRVVIPRFQELHLEGGQGQTKLTQYTRYLTIALGLLNATTLVSLARSGQLLGGCGQDGTPSAIIPDTSIVTTILLIITLTAGTGLIMWMGELVTEKGVGNGMSLLIFTSIVARFPISLGEIWTKSVGQFFIVIVLGIVVMALVIFVEQSQRRIPVQYAKRMIGRRTVGGTTTYIPIKVNMAGVVPVIFASSLLYLPALIAQFARGSDPANVPAWATWITDNLTKGDHPIYMVLYFLMILFFTYFYVAITFNPEEVSDNMKKYGGFIPGIRAGKPTADYLQYVLSRITLPGAIYLGLVALIPLIALVLIQANQNFPFGGTSLLIMVGVGLETVKQIDAQLQQRHYEGLLR, encoded by the coding sequence TTGCTTTCCGCCTTTGGCCGCGCCTTTCGCACGCCTGATCTGCGACGCAAGTTGTTGTTCACGCTGGGCATCATCGTCATCTTCCGACTCGGCGCATTTGTACCCTCGCCGGGTGTGAACTATAACAACGTTCAACAGTGTCTTGCTCCCGGTGGAGGTGACACTAGCGGTGGTATTTACCAGCTAGTCAACCTCTTTAGCGGCGGCGCACTCTTGCAGGTGTCCATCTTCGCGTTGGGCATCATGCCGTACATCACGGCAAGCATCATTATTCAGCTACTGCGCGTGGTCATCCCACGTTTCCAGGAGCTACACCTCGAGGGCGGGCAGGGCCAGACTAAGCTCACCCAGTACACCCGCTACCTCACTATTGCTTTAGGCCTGCTCAACGCGACGACTTTGGTCTCGTTGGCACGTTCCGGACAGCTGCTTGGCGGCTGTGGTCAGGATGGTACGCCTTCGGCGATCATTCCGGACACCTCGATTGTGACCACTATCTTGCTCATCATTACTTTGACCGCGGGTACCGGCCTCATCATGTGGATGGGCGAGCTTGTCACCGAAAAGGGTGTAGGCAACGGCATGTCGCTGTTGATCTTTACCTCGATCGTGGCGCGCTTCCCGATTTCGCTCGGTGAAATCTGGACCAAGAGCGTTGGTCAGTTCTTCATTGTGATTGTGCTGGGCATAGTGGTGATGGCACTGGTTATTTTCGTCGAACAGTCGCAAAGACGCATTCCTGTTCAATACGCGAAACGGATGATCGGTAGACGCACCGTCGGAGGTACTACGACGTACATTCCGATCAAGGTCAATATGGCTGGCGTTGTGCCCGTGATCTTTGCTTCGTCGTTGCTTTACCTGCCAGCTTTGATTGCGCAGTTTGCTCGTGGCAGTGACCCGGCCAATGTGCCGGCCTGGGCTACCTGGATCACGGACAACCTGACCAAGGGTGACCACCCGATCTACATGGTCTTGTACTTCTTGATGATTCTGTTCTTCACCTACTTCTACGTGGCGATCACCTTCAACCCTGAAGAAGTATCGGACAACATGAAGAAGTACGGCGGCTTCATTCCCGGTATCAGGGCGGGCAAGCCTACGGCCGATTACCTGCAGTATGTGCTTTCGCGGATTACGCTTCCCGGTGCAATTTATCTGGGCTTGGTCGCGCTCATCCCGTTGATTGCTCTAGTGCTTATCCAGGCCAACCAGAACTTCCCTTTCGGCGGCACATCGCTGCTGATTATGGTTGGCGTCGGCTTGGAGACGGTGAAGCAGATTGACGCACAGTTGCAACAACGGCACTACGAAGGGCTTTTGCGATGA